The Helicoverpa armigera isolate CAAS_96S chromosome 15, ASM3070526v1, whole genome shotgun sequence genomic interval tccagttttttgcaggataccgttttttgcagaaTCCTGTTTGATcgctaaagatattatatgatagtgttcacacgagcaaaccgtatgcaggatcctgcaaaatgctgttcccgtcgatttgAAACTGGAACGTTCGTCCAGTATAAAGCGGGAATCttgcaaaaacggacgctgtgttcacacgtagttcagttttgcaggatacagtaaaatgccggtcccgcaaaactggactgccgtgtgaaagggctgtaaAGTGGGGAGAATCCGCTACAATCACAAGCAACCCTTTCGGCCAGTCCCTTATCATTTTTATCACTGACATGATATGACATTGACAATTTGATTATCCGGCAACATCCGGCGAGTGCATTTTCGGGCAATCAAGAAATCGCGACTTTacgcatgtttttttttaatcgtagGGTTTTCTATCAGGGAATATATTGATAAAAGAAGCGTgaattgtgaaaataataaatatgtctgaatttatttttacggAGATCGATGGCAGTGTATTAGAAGGGGTAAATatcgtgtatttatttaatttgtgcaGTGTTTGATGCTGaattaaattgtgaaataaaaatatttgcagggCGGTCAGATCCTGCGTACTGCGATTTCTTTGAGCGCAATATTGGGGATTCCGGTGCGTGTGACAAACATACGAGCGAAGCGCAGTAAGCCGGGCCTCGCGGCTCAGCACCTCATTGGTAATACGcaactgttattttattttttatattatttatagatgATATAGCAGGGCGTTACCCCAACAAGGAGGTTTCATTTATTTGTGACTTCTTGTATTTCTTTTTGTGgaaatagtacaacagtttaaagtgctaaaaaataaaaagcctttAAATAAACCCATTCAGTCATCATGAGCCACACTTACCTAAATTCACTTAAACTCAATAACGAAATTTAAAGGCAACAATTCAGTACCTAGGTAAATAACAGTAAAATtataagataaattattataacttaatGAATTAAGTTATGAAAAAGGGAGCAATAATAATTcttattataatcaaaattaagCTAATATAGTTTCTTGAGTAACTGAAATGAGTGTTCCCAGTATTGGTTGAAAGCCTACCTATTTTGTCTCCACATCTCCCGATCCTTGAAGTGATCCCTTCAACCTAACTGAGTTCTGGGCTCTCTTGTCGGCCTCTTCCGTTTGCTAAACTTATACCCTAAAATTTGTTACAGGTATAAAGCTAGTAGCAGATATGTGTGGTGCCAAGCTGCGAGGCGACAACATAGGCTCCACTGAGATCCAGTTCATCCCTGGCAAGAGGATCAAGAGAGGGCACTATGTGGCCGACACACGCACCGCCGGGTGAGAACCACCAATATTTGTCTTTAAAAGGTTATTAAtttgctttttatattttttttgctggattattgttttcttaagaaatattaaGAATGAGGAAACccatgataaaataatatgcttATCTAATTACCTCCAGTTGAAGAGCTTATTCTGAAGCatgatgtaaattttattattattgcaatatCTAGTACTAGATATTGAAATTGTTCAAATAGTTCGTCATCTGCCGTGACGGCGCAAGGCATGACGCCGTCACAACGTCATTAACCGACATCAAAAAAGAAGGTTCTTTTTGCTCTGTTACTTTTCTGTTGTTGTTGCAATATTTGTACCTACTGCGTGTGAAAAGCGTCTTTGGTGTAAGAAGGCCTGATATTTAAGATAGCATGTGCAAACACCCATAAAAGCCAAATTGTATGATAATAAAAGAACTTTTGGGAAACTCATTTACCAAAATCTTAACTGAAAATACGATTTCAATACATAAGTCCTCCCCAAAACTTTTGAAAGCCTATTGATCATTAGTACCTTTGCCACATCCCACGACGACTTATTATCGGCttctatacaaaatatatttattaaaaggctTTTTATAATGACCTAACTAGGTATTATATCGCCCGTGGGATATCTATATTTATCTTACAATCGATCTTGAACATTTTCTTTGTATCGCCCACGCGATTTCGTCAATACAGTCTTTTCACAATGGGCGTTATAATCAAAGGTATTGCTGTGGAAAATGTATGTATGCTTCATAAAAAGAATTCTGTGCTGTGATGATGTCTGATCCATTTCGATAGTCGATATTTTCATATATTCTCGGTCCTCGTAGGTAGGTAATGGAATAAATAATATCGAAACTTACCTAGGTTACACtttacgttttttttcttatagaaACTAAATCCGTGATGGTAggtgtattattatatttggcATTCTaagaatacctatatttttttttattaagtaatcgTTCAAagccttttattaaaatatttttttgcctttCAATCTATCTGGACTCCCGATCCTTAAGACTTGTCAGACTTTCTTGATTCGTACTACCAATAACATCTACCATTGGCATCCAAGGGCTCCACTTTAACCCGCCTTCGAAAACCGCTTATTTATCAAATAGTAGCAATACCAAAACCAATTATTTCTTACCAAATTGTATCAACAATTCGTATTTCCCCAGTTCAATCAGCCTGCTGATGCAAATAGCCTTACCCTGCGCTCTGCTGGCCGACGGGCCGGTGACCCTGGACCTGAAGGGAGGCACCAACGCCGACATGGCTCCTCAGATAGAGTACATGACCGAAGTCTTTAGAAACGTGCTCAAACTGTTCGGCGCTACGTTTGATATGACCGTGCATAGACGGGGGTGAGTTGTCgttaaagtcaaatcatttatagttatcggcacggataatgagctctcggcggaagagtggggatcgctttgcgcactgtacacataaggcaataaatcacttctgcgcaggtgaaggtcagggctcaataaccttgccgatgattatatttcatttaggcatttacaagcacttatgaatgcaaaaatataaattagtttgattctagttacctattccaaaagtagcttcctatggagaataactggcaagaaactccatggttatcTAGTTATCTAGAAAATCCGAAATCCGTtttagtatgtacctacctatcgaGTTCTCTTGTgatcaatataaaaattctctgaatttgtatgaaaatatctgccaattaaaatattacgcAAATAAGTAATCCGttcaaccgcctacaggcgtgttccaaaaaacatacaaacaaaaaaaatcaacaaactTTATGACGATAATATCTATAATCGGACTGTCTTTCATAACGTACGCAAATCCgtacgaattgagaaccttctccttATTTAGAAGTcggctgaaaataaaatttgttccAGCTATTACCCCAAGGGCGGCGGCTTCGTGACCGTGGACGTGACTCCCGTACAGAAGCTGGTGGCCACCAGGGTCATGGAGCGAGGCTTCATCAGCAAGATCTATGGGTGGAGCTTCGTGGCTGGCACTCTGCCTATGAGGGTAAGTCTGTGTTATGTGAGAGGGAATTTGAACCTTGTGTCGGTGGGAATAAGGAATAGGTATTTGACAAATGTGTTTCTGTGGGTAAGTCACTTAGAAACATGAGCCTTATGTCGTCGGCGTAAGGATCTAAGTCTAAGTGAATAATTAATCTCTTCACTTACAAATAGTATGTGAAATTATAGAAATTGAATCTGCTGCTGATGTAAGAGTACTTTCACTTAATAAGGTGCAAATTAAACATGCTTCTTGTTCTGAAGGATAATTCGAAGAAGTTAGACAGCTACCCGGCactctaattttataaaatatttttcgataTCGTTCGGGAGCCTTTtaggtgcaaacaaacaaaaatttccctcttttttaatgtatttcatACATCCGGTACAGCTGGCGAATCAAATGAGCGAGGGTTTCAAGGAGAAGATCAGCGACTTGCACCCGCGCACCGACATCACCGTGCTCAAGGAGGATATTAACTTGGCTCCTAACAACTGCAGCGGGATCATGTGAGTTGTACGACAGTGTACCTTAATAGTTACTTTACTTTAGTACTAATAGAAGATGTACACTCAACGTCTCAAAAACTTCCTCACCAAATGAGCGCAACATTCAAAATTGTGCGCTCATTTTCTTTTTCCTACCCGACCACTTCggtcgtaaaattttattgctttaactacagtGCATTATCATAACGACTTTAAACAATTCCCGTAAAGTTGAACCTGCTATAACGTATGCTTGTACCTTATAGAAAGAGACAGAATTAGTGTTCGGGGACACTTTCGAGTGTTACGTATATTCGAGACTGTATATCTTGGGTTTTTTATATCAATGactaatagttattttgttgtacttacttgtATAATTTTTGATGACGATCGTCATTATTTGTGTAGTTTCTCCTAAATGGGTTGAGATTCCGAGGGAGGTTGAGTTCAAGTGTTTTAGATGGAGCGATTGCCAATTTCTTACTCCCGTTAGTTACAATCTTACGGATGGTCAAAGacatccttcactaaggaatggtcCCTTATGTATTCCCCTATACATATACTTCTTATGTAGTATCCCTATCTAGACccttatgtatttttgctgtgtactctcttatgtatacCTTTTACAAACTAATGTTTCCCTGTGTCAACTTAGCCTTTCACATGTTCCTTATACTATATGTGTCCAGCACGGTGTGCGAGACGTCGTCGGGCTGCCGGCTGGGCGCGGACGCGCtggggcggcgcggcgccgacCCGCTGGACGtgggccgcgccgccgcgcagGCGCTGCGACACGACATACTC includes:
- the LOC110381301 gene encoding RNA 3'-terminal phosphate cyclase; translated protein: MSEFIFTEIDGSVLEGGGQILRTAISLSAILGIPVRVTNIRAKRSKPGLAAQHLIGIKLVADMCGAKLRGDNIGSTEIQFIPGKRIKRGHYVADTRTAGSISLLMQIALPCALLADGPVTLDLKGGTNADMAPQIEYMTEVFRNVLKLFGATFDMTVHRRGYYPKGGGFVTVDVTPVQKLVATRVMERGFISKIYGWSFVAGTLPMRLANQMSEGFKEKISDLHPRTDITVLKEDINLAPNNCSGIITVCETSSGCRLGADALGRRGADPLDVGRAAAQALRHDILSGGCLDTHLQDQVIIYMALAEGRSSMRVGDITLHTKTAIYIAELIANVRFEVMEDGSQNIIQCNGLRVYNRHHPNQAEQLPNRY